A portion of the Maylandia zebra isolate NMK-2024a linkage group LG9, Mzebra_GT3a, whole genome shotgun sequence genome contains these proteins:
- the cmbl gene encoding carboxymethylenebutenolidase homolog has product MANEAKPCPCDIGDRMEYGALGQEVQMEHFKAYVVKPSTASDKAIVVIQDIFGWQLPNTRYMADMLAANGYIAICPDFFVGKEPWSPTKDWSNFQEWLQDKKPTAINKEVDAVLKFLKNQCGAKHIGVVGFCWGGVATHYLALLYPEIKAGVSVYGIVREREDRYELKSPTLFVFAENDSVIPLDQVSALEANLKEKCKVDYQVKIFPGQTHGFVHRKREDINPADKPYIQEARKDLLNWLNTYM; this is encoded by the exons ATGGCAAACGAAGCCAAGCCGTGTCCCTGCGATATTGGTGATCGCATGGAGTATGGAGCGCTCGGCCAGGAGGTCCAGATGGAGCACTTTAAAGCTTATGTAGTAAAACCATCCACTGCATCCGACAAGGCTATTGTTGTCATTCAAGACATATTCGGTTGGCAGCTTCCCAACACCAGATACATGGCTGACATGCTTGCTGCTAATGGATACAT AGCCATTTGTCCAGACTTCTTTGTTGGAAAGGAACCTTGGAGTCCAACAAAAGACTGGTCCAACTTTCAAGAGTGGCTTCAGGACAAGAAGCCGACAGCTATTAACAA AGAGGTGGATGCAGTGCTGAAGTTCCTGAAGAATCAATGCGGAGCCAAACATATCGGAGTAGTAGGCTTTTGCTGGGGAGGGGTTGCCACACATTACCTGGCCTTACTGTATCCAGAGATTAAAGCTGGAGTGTCTGTTTATG GAATagttagagagagagaggacaggtATGAGCTGAAGAGTCCAACACTGTTCGTCTTTGCAGAGAATGACAGCGTTATCCCTTTGGACCAG GTGAGTGCTCTTGAAGCCAACTTGAAGGAGAAATGCAAAGTGGACTACCAGGTGAAGATATTTCCTGGTCAGACTCACGGATTTGTCCACCGCAAGCGAGAGGACATCAACCCCGCTGACAAACCCTACATCCAGGAGGCCAGAAAAGACCTGCTCAACTGGCTCAACACGTACATGTAA
- the cct5 gene encoding T-complex protein 1 subunit epsilon, with protein sequence MSTLGTLAFDEYGRPFIIIKDQDKKTRLTGIDALKSHIMAAKAVASTLKTSLGPNGLDKMMVDRDGEVTVTNDGATILSMMDVDHQIAKLMVELSKSQDDEIGDGTTGVVVLAGALLEQAEQLLDRGIHPIRISDGYDQAARIATEQLDKIAETFPYDPNNTEPLVQTAMTTLGSKVINRCHRQMAEIAVNAILTVADMERKDVDFELIKMEGKVGGKLEDTQLIKGVIVDKEFSHPQMPKVLKDVKIAILTCPFEPPKPKTKHKLDVTSVEDYKALQKYEKEKFEEMIQQVKSNGANLAICQWGFDDEANHLLLQNDLPAVRWVGGPEIELIAIATGGRIVPRFCELTPEKLGTAGLVKEISFGTTKDHMLVIMECKNTRAVTIFIRGGNKMIIEEAKRALHDALCVIRNLVKDNRVVYGGGASEIACALAVNQAADKCPSLEQYAMRAFADALEVIPMALAENSGLNPIQTMTEVRAKQVRENNPFLGIDCLHKNTNDMKQQHVIETLIGKKQQILLATQVVKMILKIDDIRSPGETED encoded by the exons ATGTCCACTTTGGGGACACTGGCTTTCGATGAGTATGGAAGGCCTTTTATCATCATTAAAGACCAGGATAAGAAGACACGGTTAACGGGAATTGACGCATTGAAG TCTCATATTATGGCAGCCAAGGCAGTCGCGTCAACGCTTAAAACGTCTTTGGGACCAAATG GTCTTGATAAAATGATGGttgacagagatggagaggtAACTGTCACCAACGATGGCGCCACCATTCTCAGCATGATGGATGTGGACCACCAGATTGCCAAGCTTATGGTGGAGCTGTCAAAGTCCCAAGATGATGAGATTGGTGATGGAACCACTGGAGTTGTAG TTCTGGCCGGAGCTCTGCTGGAACAGGCTGAGCAGCTGCTGGACCGTGGAATCCATCCCATCAGGATCTCTGACGGTTACGACCAGGCCGCACGTATCGCCACCGAGCAGTTGGACAAAATTGCTGAAACCTTCCCCTACGATCCCAACAATACAGAACCTCTCGTTCAAACAGCCATGACAACACTGGGATCCAAAGT CATCAACCGGTGCCACAGACAGATGGCAGAGATTGCAGTGAATGCCATCCTCACTGTGGCTGATATGGAGAGGAAGGATGTCGACTTCGAGCTCATCAAGATGGAAGGCAAGGTCGGAGGAAAGCTGGAGGACACACAGCTCATCAAGGGAGTCATAGTCGACAAAGAGTTCAGCCACCCCCAGATGCCCAAG GTTCTGAAAGATGTTAAAATTGCCATTCTTACCTGCCCGTTTGAGCCTCCTAAGCCCAAGACCAAGCATAAGCTGGATGTGACTTCTGTGGAAGACTACAAAGCTCTCCAGAAATatgaaaaagagaaatttgAGGAGATGATCCAACAG GTCAAAAGTAATGGGGCTAACTTGGCCATCTGCCAGTGGGGCTTTGATGATGAAGCCAACCATCTTCTGCTGCAAAATGACCTGCCTGCTGTGCGTTGggttggagggcctgagattgAG TTGATAGCAATAGCTACAGGAGGCCGCATTGTCCCGAGGTTCTGTGAGCTGACACCGGAGAAGCTCGGCACAGCTGGTTTGGTGAAGGAGATCTCCTTCGGCACTACCAAGGATCACATGTTGGTTATCATGGAGTGCAAAAACACCAGAGCTGTGACCATTTTCATCCGTGGAGGCAACAAGATG ATCATCGAGGAGGCTAAGCGTGCTCTCCATGATGCTCTGTGCGTAATCCGCAATTTGGTCAAGGACAACAGAGTCGTGTACGGAGGTGGTGCTTCAGAGATCGCATGTGCCCTAGCTGTCAACCAGGCTGCAGACAAA TGCCCGTCATTGGAACAGTATGCCATGAGGGCTTTTGCTGATGCTTTAGAGGTAATCCCAATGGCCCTGGCTGAGAACAGCGGGCTGAACCCCATCCAGAccatgacagaggtcagagccAAACAAGTCAGAGAGAACAACCCATTCCTGGGCATTGACTGtttacacaaaaacaccaaTG ACATGAAGCAACAGCATGTGATCGAGACCCTGATTGGCAAGAAGCAGCAGATCCTGCTCGCTACTCAGGTAGTCAAGATGATCCTGAAGATAGACGACATCCGAAGCCCCGGGGAGACCGAGGACTGA